A genome region from Paracoccus stylophorae includes the following:
- the obgE gene encoding GTPase ObgE: MKFLDLAKVHIRSGGGGAGCVSFRREKFIEYGGPDGGDGGRGGDVWAEAVEGLNTLIDFRYQQHFFAKSGQHGMGSQMTGRSGDDIVLKVPVGTEILEEDEQTVIADLTEAGQRVLLARGGNGGWGNLHFKTSTNRAPRTANPGQPGVERTIWLRLKLIADAGLVGLPNAGKSTFLAAVSNARPRIADYPFTTLHPNLGVVGIDGREFVMADIPGLIEGASEGRGLGDQFLGHVERSNVLLHLVDGTSEDVAGDARTILTELAAYSPVLMDKPRVTALNKIDALDDATIAERKAALEAEIGGPVHAMSGVAKLGVPEVLRALWSRIAPTRVQDDGQAEATWQP; the protein is encoded by the coding sequence ATATCCGTTCCGGCGGCGGCGGCGCGGGCTGCGTGTCGTTCCGGCGCGAGAAGTTCATCGAATATGGCGGCCCCGACGGCGGCGATGGCGGGCGCGGCGGCGATGTCTGGGCCGAAGCCGTCGAGGGGCTGAACACGCTGATCGATTTCCGCTATCAGCAGCATTTCTTCGCCAAGTCCGGCCAGCACGGCATGGGCAGCCAGATGACCGGCAGATCGGGCGACGACATCGTGCTGAAGGTGCCGGTGGGCACCGAGATCCTGGAAGAGGACGAACAGACGGTGATCGCCGATCTGACCGAAGCCGGCCAACGCGTCCTGCTGGCCCGCGGCGGCAACGGGGGCTGGGGCAATCTGCATTTCAAGACCTCGACCAACCGCGCGCCGCGCACCGCCAATCCCGGCCAGCCGGGGGTCGAACGCACCATCTGGCTGCGGCTGAAGCTGATCGCGGATGCGGGGCTGGTCGGGCTGCCTAATGCCGGCAAATCGACCTTTCTGGCGGCGGTGTCGAACGCAAGGCCGCGCATCGCGGATTATCCCTTCACCACGCTGCATCCCAATCTGGGCGTCGTCGGCATCGACGGGCGCGAATTCGTCATGGCCGACATTCCCGGCCTGATCGAAGGCGCCAGCGAGGGGCGCGGCCTGGGCGATCAGTTTCTGGGCCATGTCGAACGCAGCAACGTGCTGCTGCACCTGGTCGATGGCACGTCCGAGGATGTGGCGGGCGATGCCCGCACGATCCTGACCGAACTTGCCGCCTATTCCCCGGTGCTGATGGACAAGCCGCGGGTCACGGCGCTGAACAAGATCGACGCGCTGGACGATGCGACCATCGCCGAACGCAAGGCCGCGCTGGAGGCCGAGATCGGCGGCCCGGTCCACGCGATGTCTGGCGTGGCGAAGCTGGGCGTGCCCGAGGTTCTGCGCGCCCTGTGGTCGCGCATCGCGCCGACCCGCGTCCAGGACGACGGCCAGGCCGAGGCGACATGGCAGCCCTAG
- the proB gene encoding glutamate 5-kinase, protein MAALAPSLATARRLVIKIGSALLVGADGLNAVWLRGLCDDVADWRRRGVDVVLVSSGSIALGRRVLDLGPGALPLEQAQAAAAVGQIRLARAYEDALAPHGVKTAQILLTLEDSADRRRYLNSRATLQTLLMLGVVPIVNENDTVATDEIRYGDNDRLAAQIAVTCGADQLLLLSDVDGLYTANPKTDPDARHLPVIEHLTAEIVAMGGDPVSGLSRGGMKTKLMAARTAIAGGCAMAIAEGSVMRPLSAVAGGARASWFLPDGDPQAARKRWIAAMKPKGTLIVDDGAARALRSGKSLLPAGVRDIIGEFGRGDPVAIAAPSGETLGLGLTRYTGDEARRIAGHHSAEIEAILGYPGRAALIHRDDMAI, encoded by the coding sequence ATGGCAGCCCTAGCCCCGTCGCTTGCCACCGCCCGAAGGCTGGTGATCAAGATCGGCTCGGCCCTGTTGGTCGGGGCGGACGGGCTGAATGCCGTCTGGCTGCGCGGGCTGTGCGACGATGTGGCCGACTGGCGGCGGCGGGGCGTCGATGTGGTGCTGGTCTCGTCCGGATCGATCGCGCTTGGGCGGCGGGTGCTGGATCTGGGGCCGGGCGCGCTGCCGCTGGAACAGGCGCAGGCGGCGGCGGCGGTCGGGCAGATCCGGCTGGCCCGCGCCTATGAGGACGCGCTCGCGCCGCACGGGGTCAAGACCGCGCAGATCCTGCTGACGCTGGAGGACAGCGCCGACCGGCGGCGCTATCTGAACAGCCGCGCGACCTTGCAGACGCTGCTGATGCTGGGCGTCGTGCCCATCGTGAACGAAAACGACACCGTCGCCACCGACGAGATCCGCTATGGCGACAACGACCGGCTGGCCGCGCAGATCGCCGTGACCTGCGGCGCCGATCAGCTGCTGCTGCTGTCGGATGTGGACGGGCTGTATACCGCGAACCCCAAGACCGACCCGGACGCGCGCCACCTGCCGGTGATCGAACATCTGACGGCCGAGATCGTGGCGATGGGCGGCGATCCGGTCTCGGGCCTGTCGCGCGGCGGCATGAAAACCAAGCTGATGGCCGCGCGCACGGCCATTGCCGGCGGCTGCGCGATGGCGATTGCCGAAGGGTCGGTCATGCGGCCGCTGTCGGCGGTGGCGGGTGGCGCGCGTGCCAGCTGGTTCTTGCCCGACGGCGATCCGCAGGCGGCGCGCAAACGCTGGATCGCGGCGATGAAGCCCAAGGGCACGCTGATCGTGGATGACGGCGCGGCCCGCGCCCTGCGCAGCGGCAAGTCGCTGTTGCCTGCGGGGGTGCGCGACATCATCGGCGAATTCGGGCGCGGCGATCCGGTGGCCATCGCCGCGCCGTCCGGCGAGACGCTTGGCCTTGGCCTGACCCGTTACACCGGCGACGAGGCGCGGCGGATCGCCGGCCACCACTCGGCCGAGATCGAGGCGATCCTGGGCTATCCCGGCCGCGCCGCATTGATTCACCGCGACGACATGGCGATCTGA
- a CDS encoding SelT/SelW/SelH family protein — protein MAHLEITYCIGCNWLLRAGWYAQECLSTFGTGLRVTLIADDTGGVFRIALDGQQIWDRKADGGFPEIKALKQAIRDRIDPERSLGHSDTR, from the coding sequence ATGGCACATCTGGAAATCACCTATTGCATCGGCTGCAACTGGCTTCTGCGCGCCGGCTGGTATGCGCAGGAATGTCTGTCCACCTTCGGCACCGGGCTGCGCGTGACGCTGATCGCCGATGATACCGGCGGCGTCTTTCGCATCGCGCTGGACGGCCAGCAGATCTGGGACCGCAAGGCCGATGGCGGGTTTCCCGAGATCAAGGCGCTGAAGCAGGCGATCCGCGACCGCATCGACCCTGAGCGGTCCCTGGGTCACAGCGACACCAGATAA